The Lactuca sativa cultivar Salinas chromosome 2, Lsat_Salinas_v11, whole genome shotgun sequence genome includes a window with the following:
- the LOC111889957 gene encoding uncharacterized protein LOC111889957, with translation MVKAIRIHEHGGPEVLTWEDVQVPDPKEGEIKLKQKAVGLNFLDVYMRRGEQNLAPPLPYIPGMEGAGVVTAVGPGVTSCKVGDVVAYASAEVGSYAQERILPADLAVPVPSSVDPVDAAAAIFKGLTAHVLIHKGFKVEPGHTILVHAAAGGVGSLVCQWANAIGATVIGTVSTKEKAEQAKEDGCHHVILYKEENFVDRVMEITSGKGLEVVYDSVGKDTFNGSLACLKNRGYMVLFGTASGVPEPLRVEQIAPKSLYYTFSSITEYTVENRKELLVAAQDLFSNIAKGVLRIRLNHKYPLSQATQAHIDLESRKTSGSVVLIPDEE, from the exons ATGGTTAAAGCAATTAGAATTCATGAGCACGGCGGCCCTGAG GTCTTGACATGGGAAGATGTTCAAGTCCCAGATCCAAAAGAAGGAGAAATCAAATTGAAGCAAAAGGCAGTTGGTCTAAATTTCTTGGATGTGTATATGCGTCGAGGTGAGCAGAATCTAGCTCCACCCTTGCCATATATCCCAGGTATGGAAGGAGCCGGAGTTGTAACAGCGGTGGGTCCCGGAGTAACCAGTTGCAAAGTCGGAGATGTCGTGGCTTACGCTAGCGCGGAGGTGGGTTCTTACGCCCAAGAGAGAATACTTCCCGCAGATCTAGCGGTGCCTGTTCCTTCTTCCGTTGATCCCGTTGACGCAGCCGCCGCCATTTTTAAGGGTCTCACTGCACATGTTTTGATCCATAAAGGCTTTAAA GTTGAACCTGGACATACGATCCTGGTACATGCGGCGGCAGGTGGAGTCGGATCTTTGGTTTGTCAATGGGCAAATGCGATTGGAGCCACCGTCATCGGAACGGTGTCGACCAAGGAGAAGGCTGAGCAGGCGAAAGAAGATGGATGTCACCATGTGATTCTTTACAAAGAGGAGAACTTTGTGGATCGTGTGATGGAGATTACATCAGGCAAAGGGCTGGAAGTAGTCTACGATTCAGTCGGAAAAGACACCTTCAAT GGATCATTAGCGTGCTTAAAGAACCGTGGATACATGGTGCTTTTCGGGACTGCCTCAGGTGTACCAGAGCCTCTGCGTGTTGAACAGATTGCACCCAAATCACTCTATTATACGTTTTCATCAATCACAGAATACACGGTTGAGAATCGAAAGGAGCTGCTTGTGGCTGCTCAAGACTTGTTCTCTAATATTGCAAAAGGAGTGTTGAGGATTCGTCTTAATCATAAGTATCCTCTGTCTCAAGCAACCCAAGCTCATATTGATCTTGAGAGTCGAAAAACATCGGGATCGGTTGTGTTGATCCCAGACGAGGAGTGA